From Candidatus Palauibacter soopunensis, the proteins below share one genomic window:
- a CDS encoding IS1595 family transposase: protein MTGPGAYREVSLLDLAEKFPTENAARDWFETIIWPKGERRCPRCGSVNTHAASHARMPYRCRDCRGYFSVKTGTFMEGSPLSPRKWVFAICLDAMRPKGISSVQLHRGIGVTQKTAWLMQRRIREAFANAVPQAFDGAGEVDETCIGAPE from the coding sequence ATGACCGGCCCCGGTGCGTATCGTGAGGTATCCCTCCTCGATCTGGCCGAGAAGTTCCCCACGGAGAACGCCGCCCGGGACTGGTTCGAGACCATCATCTGGCCCAAGGGCGAACGCCGGTGTCCGCGCTGCGGCAGCGTGAACACCCACGCGGCCTCGCACGCCAGGATGCCGTACCGCTGCCGGGACTGCCGCGGCTACTTCTCGGTGAAGACAGGCACCTTCATGGAAGGCTCTCCGCTCTCCCCGAGGAAGTGGGTCTTCGCGATCTGTCTGGACGCCATGAGACCGAAGGGCATTTCCTCCGTGCAACTCCACCGGGGCATCGGCGTCACGCAGAAGACCGCCTGGCTCATGCAGCGGAGAATCCGCGAGGCCTTCGCGAACGCGGTGCCCCAGGCGTTCGACGGGGCGGGGGAGGTGGACGAGACGTGCATCGGCGCTCCGGAGTGA